CAGGAGGCCAGGGAAATATATCTGCCTCTCCCCTGACCAGGTCATTTATTCCCAACAGCTTGATTACAGAAATTCTTCTATTTTTAGTGGGGGTGGCGGTAAGCGCTTTCGGGACGATGGTGGGCTTTGGGGGCGGGGTGTTTCTGGTGCCCATCCTGATCATTTTCTTCCAGTTTCCTATTGAGCTGGCCATTGGCAGTGCCATGTGCGCCTTGCTTCCGGGGGCGCTGGTCGCGTCTATCTTCAACTTCCGGGAGAAAAGTATTGATTACGTGGTGGCCTCTCTGCTGCAGTTGCCGGCCATGCTGGGAACCGTGATCGGGGCTTTTCTGGTGGCCTACATTCCGGTGCTTCCCATGCAGGTGTTCTTTGCCTTGTTTGTGCTATCCATTGGTATTTACATGCTGGCCACCTACCGCAAGGTACAGACCCGCCAGCGCGGCATGATGTACCGCATTAACCGCATGCCCACTTCCTTTATCCGGAAGAACCACCCCAGGCACCTGGCCTACCGGCTGAACGGCAGCCTGATGGCGTTTCTGGGACTGTGCACGGGCGTTATTGCCGGTCTGTTTGGGATTGGGGGCGGCTTTCTCCAGACGCCCATTATGATCAAGGCTTTCAACATCCCCTCGCAGATTGCTATCTCCACCTCCTTGTTTATTCTGATCATTACCAGCCTTTCCGGCATCTCCTCGCACTATTGGCTGGGCAATATTGACTGGAACCAAAGCATTCCTTTAATGCTGGCCTTCGCGGTGGGGGCGTTGCTGGGGAATATCCTCAAAAAAAGGCAAGCCACTACCTCCCGCAAATCGTCTGAACGGCTTATTGGCATTGGGCTGGTCTTGGCCGGGGCCAGCGTGATCATCCATATCTTCCTCAAATACGAATTCTAGCGCATCGGCTTGCCCGGTTACCCTTTTACCAGACAAAGCGTTTTAGGGCCGTTTTCTTGAAAACAGGCCTAAAACGCTTTGCCCAGATGCTGACAGGTTAGCCTTCCTTCTCCTGGAAATAGGTATCCAGCAGATACTGCACCTTCTCTTCGTTGAGGGGCTTGGTAAGGTAGGCAATGTGGCCGGCGGCGGCGCGTTCGGTGTCCTGGTTGTGCTCTGAGGTAGTGAGCAGGGCCAGCACCACGTCCTTGCGGAAACCCGGGTCCAGCTTCTCAAACAGTGACAGGAACTCAAACCCATCCATGACCGGCATGTTAATGTCCAGCAGGATAAGGGCAGGCTTGAAATAGTCCGTGGACTGCGTCTCTACGTGGCCCTGGCTTACGGCATACAGGTAGTCAAAGGCCAGTTTCCCGTTCCGGAATTCCTTGATCTTGTCTGTGATCTTCATCCTGCTGAGCAGGCGGTGGTTGAGGAAGTTATTGGTATCATCATCGTCAATGAGCAATACACCGTCTAATTTTTTCATACGCGTGTGGCGGTAGCTTTAAGATGGTTCACAAAATACAGCCGGAAAGTGGTGCCTTCGCCTATCACGCTCTCCACCTCTACCTTGCCGCGGTTGTTCTCCATAATTCGTTTTATGATGTAAAGTCCTACGCCGCTGCCTTCTACGTGGTCATGGAACCGCCGGAACAAGGAGAACAACTGAGGACCGTATTTAGTTATATCAATACCAATGCCGTTGTCCTGCACTTTCAGGACAATGTAGCCCTCTTCCAGCGCAGAGGATAGGAAAATCTGCAGGGGCCGTTGGGGCTCACGGTACTTGATGGAGTTAGAAAGCAGGTTGTACAGCAGGCTGAAGAGGTTGTCTTTGGAGAAAAACACCTCGGGCGCGGCCGAGAAATCTACCTGCAGGTCTGCCCCGGAGGTCTGTAAGTGCTCGGCTAGGCGGGCTTTCACCTGTGCCAGCACCTCCACAAAGGGCACCATGTCCATTTTTGACTCTTCCAGCGGTTTCTGGATGCGGCTTACCTCGGTTAGGTTGTTGAGCTTGCGGTGAATGCGGGCCACGGAGTCATCTAAGCGGGCAAAGAGTTGGTTCAGCTCTGGGTTATCTGGCGGCAGGTCTTCCCTGATGGCCTCCACCAGCCCGCTCACGTTCAGAACCGGCCCTTTTAAATCGCGGGAGGCGTAGTAGACAAAGTCGTCCAGGTCGGCGTTTTTCTTTATCAGCTGGTAATTCTTGGCCATGAGCTTTTTCTCAGCGCGCTGGCGTTTCTTGATCTCCTCTTCCAGGTCGCGGTTGGCGGTGATCCATTGGGCGCTGCGCTCTTGCACCTGCTTCTCCAGCTCCTGCTTAGACTCCTGCAGCGCTAGCTCTATTCTCTGGCGTTCTTCTATCTGCTCGCGCAGGGCGGCATTGTTTCGGCTCAGTTGCCGCAGGCTGGGAATGGCCAGCAGGTTGGGAATGGCCTTGAAGAGCATGATAGCCGCCACGTTGGCAATAAGGCCCAGCACCAGTTTCACTATGAGCAAAGGCTCCAGCCAGCGGTCATTCACCCAGAAACTGAACAGGTGCACAATGCCGCCCATAAGGGCGATGACCCCGAATAAGAGTAGTACCAGCTTGCGTTCCCGGTCTTCGCGTTTAAAGGTGAGGTAGAAAAGAATAGCCGCCACCATGAGAAAAGCGGTGACCACCAGAAGCTCACTGGCCAGAAACAGACCTTCCAGCCCTTTGGCCTTGGCAGAAACGCTTGAGGGTATTTGTTGGGGTAATTGATAAAGAAGCACGGTTCTGTCCATGAAAAGTATAATCTGAATAAAAACGGCCTACTACCCTATAATGTTTCCTTGCCCATGGCCAGCTCCTCAAATGTAGCATAAAGCGACAAAGGTTAAAAACCAGAATCGGTCTCCCACTCTCAAAAAGCAGAAGACCGATTCTTACCTGTTTTCAGGAAAACGGCTCTAAAACAGGAATTAGTCCAGGTAGCCCTGCTCGCGCATCCAGTCATCATTGTAGATCTTGCCCAGGTACCGGGTGCCGTGGTCTGGCAACACCACCACCAGCACATCATTCTCAGAGAGGTGCTCGCGGGCGTATTCCAGGGCGCCGTACACGGCAGAACCGCAAGACCAGCCCACAAATAGTCCTTCTTCCTTGGCCAGGCGGCGGGTCATGAGGGCACTGTCTTTATCGGTTACCTTAATGAAGGTGTCAATGAGGTCAAAGTTCACGTTCTTGGGCAGGATGTCTTCGCCAATCCCCTCGGTTTTGTAGGGGTAGATCTCATTCTCGTCAAAGATGCCGGTCTCTTTGTATTTCTTGAACACAGAGCCGTAGGTGTCCAGGCCTACTACTTTAATGTCTGGGTTCTGCTCTTTCAGGTATTTTGAGATACCGCAGATGGTGCCACCGGTGCCTACCCCCGCCGCGAAGCAGGTGATCTTTCCTTCGGTCTGTTTCCAGATCTCGGGGCCGCTGGTGTCATAGTGCGCCGCGGTGTTGGAGAGGTTGTCATACTGGTTGGGGTAGAACGAGTTGGGAATCTCCTGGTTCAGGCGCTTGGCCACCGAATAATAGGAATCTGGGTGCTCGGGGGCCACGTTGGTAGGGCAAACAATCACCTCGGCGCCCACAGCCTTCAGAATATCCACCTTCTCCTTGCTCTGCTTGTCAGACATGGTGAAGATGCACTTGTAGCCTTTGGCGATGGCGGCCAGGGCCAGGCCCATACCGGTGTTCCCGGAGGTGCCCTCAATAATGGTTCCGCCTGGTTTCAGGATGCCCGCCTTCTCGGCGTCTTCTACCATGCGCAGCGCCATACGGTCTTTCACCGAGTTACCCGGGTTGAAATACTCCACTTTGGCCAGCACGGTGGCTTTTATGCCGTCTGTGACGCTATTCAACTTCACCAGGGGGGTGTTGCCAATGGCCTCAATAATATTGTTGAAATACATAGTTTTAAGAGTGATGGGTGAAGGGGAGCAAAGGTGACCAGGCGTCACCGGCGCAACCGCCCTGTTCTGTTGGTTTTTACCTATTTAACCTCCTGCAAAACGCAGCTGCAAAGGTAACCAAAATTTTTAAGACCTGCCGGGCCGGGGCCGGGCGCGCTTACCAACGGGGGTCATAGAAGCTGGTGGTGTCTCTAAAGAACCGGTTATAGCGCAGGCGGGCCTGCCTAATGGAGTCCTGCCGGATGATGAGTCGCTCCAGCTGTTTCTGCCGTTCACGCTCCTCCATGAGTTTAGCCACGCGGCTACGTTGCCGGCCCTCCTTAGAAAACTGCTCATACAAAAACGTAAGCGGACTTATAAGCGGGTCTGCGGGCGCGGGAGACCCGGGCGGCACCAGGAAAATTGGAATATTGGGGTTTAACCGGGGTTTGGGCGGCGCAGGCCGGGGTTTCATGTTCCGCAGCACGCGGTCTACTTTCTCTGGGGTAGCCTGTTGCGACACCTTCACCTCCTTTAACTGCACGGTTTCCTGCTGCAGCAGAATGTTCACCCGCAGCTCCGTGACGCTGCGCAGGGCGGGCACGTACGTTTTCTCTTTGTAACCCAGCGCCCTAAACACCAGCGTGTCTGAGGCCGGTATCTGCAGCCGGAAGGCGCCGTGCTCATTGGTGGCCACCCCCTGCCCGGTGCTTTTCTGGTAGACAGAGGCCCCCGCAATAGGTGACTTGTCTTTTTCCTGCAATACCTGGCCGCTTACCCAGATGCTGTGCCCTGCGGTTTGAGCTGCTCCCTCCTGCGCTACCAGAAGGCCAAGAACCAAGAAAAACAAGAAGCCTAAACGCTTGACCATACAGTAGCAGAGGAGCAATAACCTTAATAGAAAAAGGCCTACCCTTCTTACTGGGCAGGCCTTTCAAAGATAGCTAGAGAACGGTTAGTTCTCCAGTTTTATTTTAGTGTCACCAGACTTGTATTTCACTT
This Rufibacter radiotolerans DNA region includes the following protein-coding sequences:
- a CDS encoding carboxypeptidase-like regulatory domain-containing protein; amino-acid sequence: MVKRLGFLFFLVLGLLVAQEGAAQTAGHSIWVSGQVLQEKDKSPIAGASVYQKSTGQGVATNEHGAFRLQIPASDTLVFRALGYKEKTYVPALRSVTELRVNILLQQETVQLKEVKVSQQATPEKVDRVLRNMKPRPAPPKPRLNPNIPIFLVPPGSPAPADPLISPLTFLYEQFSKEGRQRSRVAKLMEERERQKQLERLIIRQDSIRQARLRYNRFFRDTTSFYDPRW
- a CDS encoding sensor histidine kinase is translated as MDRTVLLYQLPQQIPSSVSAKAKGLEGLFLASELLVVTAFLMVAAILFYLTFKREDRERKLVLLLFGVIALMGGIVHLFSFWVNDRWLEPLLIVKLVLGLIANVAAIMLFKAIPNLLAIPSLRQLSRNNAALREQIEERQRIELALQESKQELEKQVQERSAQWITANRDLEEEIKKRQRAEKKLMAKNYQLIKKNADLDDFVYYASRDLKGPVLNVSGLVEAIREDLPPDNPELNQLFARLDDSVARIHRKLNNLTEVSRIQKPLEESKMDMVPFVEVLAQVKARLAEHLQTSGADLQVDFSAAPEVFFSKDNLFSLLYNLLSNSIKYREPQRPLQIFLSSALEEGYIVLKVQDNGIGIDITKYGPQLFSLFRRFHDHVEGSGVGLYIIKRIMENNRGKVEVESVIGEGTTFRLYFVNHLKATATRV
- a CDS encoding sulfite exporter TauE/SafE family protein, with translation MITEILLFLVGVAVSAFGTMVGFGGGVFLVPILIIFFQFPIELAIGSAMCALLPGALVASIFNFREKSIDYVVASLLQLPAMLGTVIGAFLVAYIPVLPMQVFFALFVLSIGIYMLATYRKVQTRQRGMMYRINRMPTSFIRKNHPRHLAYRLNGSLMAFLGLCTGVIAGLFGIGGGFLQTPIMIKAFNIPSQIAISTSLFILIITSLSGISSHYWLGNIDWNQSIPLMLAFAVGALLGNILKKRQATTSRKSSERLIGIGLVLAGASVIIHIFLKYEF
- a CDS encoding response regulator, with the translated sequence MKKLDGVLLIDDDDTNNFLNHRLLSRMKITDKIKEFRNGKLAFDYLYAVSQGHVETQSTDYFKPALILLDINMPVMDGFEFLSLFEKLDPGFRKDVVLALLTTSEHNQDTERAAAGHIAYLTKPLNEEKVQYLLDTYFQEKEG